Proteins from a genomic interval of Cucumis melo cultivar AY chromosome 7, USDA_Cmelo_AY_1.0, whole genome shotgun sequence:
- the LOC103501767 gene encoding probable protein phosphatase 2C 39 encodes MTGKEILHKMKEKVGLCSSDPDSGKGKSKMSKHVTHGFHLVEGKSNHAMEDYFVAEFKQVDHHELGLFAIFDGHLSNSIPDYLRSHLFSNIINEPDFWTDPKNAVRKAYEQTDAYILEKAVDFSHGGSTAVTAILIDCKTLVVGNVGDSRAVICIKGKGKQLSIDHEPSVERKSIEDRGGFVSNFPGDVPRVDGQLAVARAFGDRSLKKHLSSEPYVVEETVDDDTEFVILASDGLWKVMSNEEAVESIMHIKDAHAAAKHLTEEALKRKSKDDISCIVVRFH; translated from the exons GAAAAAGTTGGGCTGTGCTCGTCCGATCCAGACTCGGGAAAAGGAAAGAGCAAGATGTCCAAGCATGTCACACATGGCTTTCACCTGGTGGAAGGGAAATCAAATCATGCCATGGAAGATTATTTCGTTGCAGAGTTTAAGCAAGTTGATCATCATGAGCTTGGTTTATTTGCAATCTTCGATGGCCATTTGAGCAATTCTATTCCTGATTATTTACGGTCACACTTATTTTCTAATATAATAAATGAG CCCGATTTCTGGACCGATCCAAAGAATGCTGTTAGGAAAGCATACGAGCAAACTGATGCTTACATTTTAGAGAAAGCTGTTGATTTTAGTCATGGAGGTTCAACCGCTGTCACAGCCATATTGATTGACTGTAAGACACTAGTAGTGGGCAATGTGGGGGACTCCCGTGCCGTTATTTGTATTAAAGGAAAGGGCAAACAATTATCAATTGATCATGAGCCAAGCGTTGAAAGAAAAAGCATTGAGGACAGAGGTGGTTTTGTATCGAACTTCCCTG GAGACGTTCCACGTGTTGATGGGCAGTTGGCGGTTGCAAGGGCATTTGGTGATAGGAGCTTAAAGAAACATTTGAGTTCAGAGCCTTATGTGGTAGAGGAGACAGTAGATGACGATACCGAATTTGTTATCTTAGCAAGCGATGGATTGTGGAAG GTCATGTCAAACGAAGAAGCCGTGGAGTCAATCATGCATATAAAAGACGCCCATGCAGCTGCGAAACACCTGACAGAGGAGGCCCTCAAAAGGAAGAGCAAAGATGATATCTCTTGTATAGTTGTGAGATTTCACTGA
- the LOC127150338 gene encoding uncharacterized protein LOC127150338, with product MAYSNPSVALRFSKALFEHRHGAAAAPPFSAAAAVFISYKVDTSEESDVSGAKAEEVIAEMVEDGAVGSTVEVAYDATKGTTEKVKDTVIAEANENVMDTTEYRSMENMDDQKQ from the exons ATGGCTTACTCCAACCCATCTGTTGCTTTGCGTTTCTCAAAAGCTTTGTTTGAACACCGCCATGGCGCTGCCGCTGCTCCTCCCTTCTCCGCCGCTGCCGccgtttttatttcttataaG GTTGATACGAGCGAGGAAAGCGACGTGTCGGGAGCAAAAGCGGAAGAGGTGATAGCAGAGATGGTGGAAGATGGAGCGGTGGGAAGTACGGTGGAGGTGGCCTATGATGCAACGAAAGGGACGACGGAGAAGGTGAAGGACACCGTAATTGCAGAGGCAAACGAAAATGTAATGGACACTACTGAGTACAGAAGCATGGAGAATATGG ATGATCAGAAGCAATAG
- the LOC103501851 gene encoding squamosa promoter-binding protein 1-like — protein MDAKSFEGKHNSKDKTVVDDDFEYETEEEEVGGGGGGGSNSNACNALGYFDNEKRKRGAAVSGRRKSGGSVSSPSCQAHNCAADLSEAKRYHRRHKVCEFHSKAAIVMVAGIRQRFCQQCSRFHELTEFDEAKRSCRRRLAGHNERRRKNSAESQGESTSRKGSAPQAQSKESHCRQLVEDQRSRIQMAPPGSSGYKHLHIR, from the exons ATGGATGCAAAGAGCTTTGAAGGCAAGCATAATTCCAAAGATAAGACGGTGGTCGATGACGATTTCGAATATGAGACAGAGGAGGAGGAGGTTggtggaggaggaggaggaggtaGCAATAGCAATGCTTGCAATGCATTGGGTTATTTTGACAatgagaaaaggaaaagggGGGCAGCAGTTTCCGGCCGTAGAAAGTCTGGTGGAAGTGTCTCTTCGCCGAGTTGCCAAGCGCATAACTGTGCAGCAGATTTGAGTGAAGCAAAGAGGTATCACCGCCGCCATAAGGTCTGCGAGTTTCACTCGAAGGCAGCCATCGTCATGGTTGCTGGAATTCGCCAGCGTTTCTGCCAGCAATGCAGCAG GTTCCATGAGTTAACAGAGTTTGATGAAGCAAAAAGGAGCTGTCGTCGTAGGCTAGCAGGGCACAACGAACGGCGACGTAAGAACTCAGCAGAGAGCCAAGGGGAAAGCACAAGCCGCAAAGGATCAGCTCCACAGGCGCAGTCAAAGGAAAGCCATTGCAGGCAGTTGGTGGAAGATCAAAGAAGCAGAATTCAGATGGCTCCTCCAGGAAGTTCTGGTTATAAGCACCTGCATATCAGATAA